Proteins encoded in a region of the Haloarcula sp. CBA1129 genome:
- the cobA gene encoding uroporphyrinogen-III C-methyltransferase — MTDTAPGKVYLVGSGPGDPDLLTVKAKRLLEDADVVLHDKLPGPEIIGMIPEEKREDVGKRAGGEWTPQEYTNARLVELAEAGNTVVRLKGGDPTVFGRGGEELAHLADNGIPVEIVPGITSAIAGPEAAGIPVTHRDHTSSVSFVTGHEDPTKDESAVDWAALAATGGTLVVLMGVGKLPQYTDALREAGMDPDTPVALVERATWPDQQVATGTLDTIVSVRDEAGIEPPAITVIGDVAGERDRVVEFLEGY, encoded by the coding sequence ATGACGGATACCGCGCCCGGCAAGGTGTATCTGGTCGGCTCCGGTCCCGGCGATCCGGACCTGCTGACGGTCAAGGCAAAGCGCCTGCTGGAGGACGCCGACGTAGTGCTACACGACAAGCTCCCCGGCCCCGAAATCATCGGGATGATTCCGGAGGAGAAACGCGAGGACGTGGGCAAGCGCGCCGGCGGCGAGTGGACGCCTCAGGAGTACACCAACGCTCGGCTGGTCGAACTGGCCGAAGCGGGTAACACTGTCGTCCGGCTGAAAGGCGGCGACCCGACCGTCTTTGGCCGTGGCGGCGAGGAACTGGCCCACCTCGCGGACAACGGGATTCCCGTCGAAATCGTCCCCGGCATCACGAGCGCCATTGCCGGCCCCGAAGCGGCCGGTATCCCGGTCACGCACCGCGACCACACCTCCTCTGTGTCTTTCGTCACCGGCCACGAGGACCCCACGAAGGACGAATCCGCCGTCGACTGGGCCGCGCTCGCGGCGACCGGCGGCACCCTCGTCGTTCTGATGGGCGTCGGCAAACTCCCCCAGTACACCGACGCCCTGCGCGAGGCGGGGATGGACCCCGACACGCCCGTGGCGCTCGTCGAACGCGCGACGTGGCCGGACCAGCAGGTCGCAACCGGGACCCTCGACACCATCGTTTCGGTCCGTGACGAGGCCGGTATCGAACCGCCTGCCATCACCGTCATCGGCGACGTGGCCGGCGAGCGCGACCGGGTGGTAGAGTTCTTGGAGGGGTACTGA
- the hemC gene encoding hydroxymethylbilane synthase — MTTRGETLQLATRGSDLALRQAATVRDALSSRRLSVELVEVETTGDQIRDELIHRLGKTGAFVRSLDEKVLDGELDAAVHSMKDMPTERPDSLVVAAVPERAAAEDVLVTPDGRSLDELPEGATVGTSSLRRKAQLLAERDDLTVEPLRGNVDTRLAKLLAPSLQQEHQERHEAEQERKGDAGDPDTDEEAEHPYDRTVEEWFDDLTEFERRAMERDPDTEYDAIVLAKAGLHRAGLTRYVGMADLDPDRFVPAPGQGALAVTAVDGDLALDIKDRIDDPQTRVETTVERTILEELGGGCVAPIGVHAHLEGGVVHTRVRVLSQDGTEEVSVGRDVPAEYHIDAAQDLAAELAEQGADDLIAEAKRDSTDADDDASTAREEDE; from the coding sequence ATGACAACACGCGGGGAGACACTGCAACTGGCGACGCGGGGCTCGGACCTCGCGTTACGCCAAGCGGCGACGGTCCGGGACGCGCTGAGCAGTCGTCGACTCTCGGTCGAACTCGTCGAAGTGGAGACGACGGGCGACCAGATACGGGACGAACTCATCCACCGACTGGGCAAAACCGGGGCGTTCGTTCGCAGCCTCGACGAGAAGGTGCTCGACGGCGAACTCGACGCGGCAGTCCACTCGATGAAGGACATGCCGACCGAACGGCCTGACAGCCTCGTCGTCGCGGCGGTCCCCGAGCGGGCCGCCGCCGAGGACGTACTGGTGACGCCCGACGGCCGCTCGCTCGATGAACTGCCGGAGGGGGCAACCGTCGGCACGTCGAGCCTTCGACGCAAGGCACAGCTGCTCGCTGAGCGCGACGACCTCACCGTCGAACCGCTTCGGGGCAACGTCGACACGCGTCTCGCGAAGCTGCTGGCCCCATCGCTCCAGCAGGAACATCAAGAGCGCCACGAGGCCGAACAGGAGCGGAAGGGCGACGCTGGCGACCCCGATACCGACGAGGAAGCAGAACACCCCTACGACCGCACCGTCGAGGAGTGGTTCGACGACCTCACCGAGTTCGAACGGCGGGCGATGGAACGGGACCCGGACACCGAGTACGACGCTATCGTGCTGGCGAAGGCGGGGCTCCACCGGGCCGGGCTCACGCGCTACGTCGGCATGGCCGACCTCGACCCCGACCGGTTCGTGCCGGCTCCGGGACAAGGTGCGCTGGCAGTTACTGCCGTCGACGGCGACCTCGCGCTGGACATCAAAGACCGGATCGACGATCCACAGACGCGCGTCGAAACGACCGTCGAGCGGACGATTCTCGAAGAACTCGGCGGTGGCTGCGTCGCGCCTATCGGCGTCCACGCCCATCTGGAAGGGGGCGTCGTCCACACGCGGGTCCGAGTGCTCTCACAGGACGGCACGGAGGAGGTTTCGGTCGGTCGCGACGTCCCGGCCGAGTACCACATCGACGCGGCACAGGACCTCGCGGCCGAACTCGCTGAGCAGGGCGCGGACGACCTCATCGCCGAGGCAAAGCGAGACTCGACAGACGCTGACGACGACGCCTCGACGGCGCGAGAGGAAGACGAATAA
- a CDS encoding CDP-2,3-bis-(O-geranylgeranyl)-sn-glycerol synthase, with protein sequence METVDTVVWALWAMLPAYIPNNAAVLAGGGRPIDGGRTWGGRRVLGDGKTWRGTLIGTVAGTLLALGLTQVSPSVSAALGTDLPTFPVRAGLGLAFGAMLGDIGASFLKRRTGRERGAAFPGLDQLDFVIGALLCAFVAAPSWFTGTFTLSVLVVVVVATPVLHVVTNGIAYLLGLKNEPW encoded by the coding sequence ATGGAGACGGTCGACACGGTCGTCTGGGCGCTGTGGGCGATGTTGCCGGCGTATATCCCGAACAACGCCGCGGTACTCGCCGGTGGCGGCAGACCGATAGACGGTGGCCGAACGTGGGGCGGGCGGCGAGTGCTGGGTGACGGTAAGACGTGGCGCGGGACGCTGATCGGCACCGTCGCCGGGACGCTACTCGCGCTTGGACTCACGCAGGTCTCACCAAGCGTGAGCGCCGCACTTGGAACCGACCTCCCGACGTTTCCGGTCCGCGCAGGGCTTGGACTCGCTTTCGGCGCGATGCTCGGGGACATCGGCGCGTCCTTCCTCAAACGTCGGACGGGCCGCGAGCGCGGAGCGGCTTTTCCCGGGCTGGACCAGCTGGACTTCGTCATCGGGGCGTTGCTCTGTGCGTTCGTGGCCGCGCCGTCGTGGTTCACTGGGACGTTCACGCTCTCGGTGCTGGTCGTCGTCGTCGTTGCGACGCCGGTGTTACACGTCGTCACCAACGGCATCGCCTACCTGCTCGGCCTGAAAAACGAGCCGTGGTAA
- a CDS encoding NifU family protein: MSTETDDGGDELRERITNFLRRNFPQIQMHGGSAAIEEIDREEGSVTIRLGGACSGCGISPMTIQAIKTRMTKEIPEINEVTARTGMEQQEGMAGGSGGMSPSFPGESRGGDVGGDEDEGPEAPF, translated from the coding sequence ATGAGCACCGAGACAGACGACGGCGGAGACGAGCTTCGAGAGCGAATCACGAACTTCCTGCGCCGCAACTTCCCGCAGATCCAGATGCACGGCGGGAGCGCGGCTATCGAGGAGATCGACCGCGAGGAAGGCAGCGTCACAATCCGCCTCGGCGGTGCCTGTTCCGGCTGTGGCATCTCGCCGATGACTATTCAGGCGATCAAGACGCGCATGACCAAGGAAATCCCGGAAATCAACGAGGTTACCGCCCGAACCGGGATGGAACAGCAGGAAGGCATGGCCGGCGGCAGCGGCGGCATGAGCCCCTCGTTCCCCGGCGAGTCCCGCGGCGGCGATGTCGGCGGCGACGAAGACGAAGGCCCCGAAGCGCCGTTCTGA
- a CDS encoding helix-turn-helix domain-containing protein, translated as MTPSADETRLFECATCGGVGIGDNRPECCGEPMAATETGDTAVSEPSLETLLQTVFEMSGTELDVCLCVMEGGELTVAELAEQIGYDRSVVARHLNHLADLGVIEKRRRIRPEGGHVYVYTPQPPETVRERLREEFLAWVRLATAQLDALQREKVEAIADAETDERQWTVFQKQ; from the coding sequence ATGACTCCCTCAGCTGACGAAACGCGGCTGTTCGAGTGTGCGACCTGTGGCGGCGTCGGCATCGGCGACAACCGGCCGGAGTGCTGTGGCGAGCCAATGGCGGCGACCGAGACAGGGGACACGGCGGTCAGCGAGCCGTCTCTCGAAACCTTGCTACAGACCGTCTTCGAGATGTCCGGCACCGAACTGGACGTCTGTCTCTGCGTGATGGAGGGCGGTGAGCTGACCGTGGCGGAGCTGGCCGAGCAGATCGGTTACGACCGGAGCGTCGTTGCACGGCACCTCAACCATCTCGCCGACCTCGGTGTCATCGAGAAACGCCGGCGTATCAGGCCAGAAGGCGGCCATGTGTACGTCTATACGCCACAGCCGCCCGAAACAGTCCGGGAGCGGCTCCGCGAGGAGTTTCTAGCGTGGGTTCGGCTGGCGACCGCGCAGTTAGACGCCCTCCAGCGTGAGAAAGTCGAGGCGATAGCCGACGCCGAGACCGACGAGCGGCAGTGGACCGTGTTTCAGAAGCAGTAG
- a CDS encoding DUF6789 family protein, producing the protein MSTTTETTQTYDVGTGNWKAGVLGGIAGSAVMGALILVMNTATLAVAIPSLYGLAPPPSPAAGLVVHLSHGAVMGVAFAGLASALHLDTSGKLLGLGVGWGVVTWAVFAALVMPIWLGAVGSPASPPFPNFAPPSLLWHVVYGAVLAVVYAVTADRI; encoded by the coding sequence ATGTCAACGACGACAGAAACGACACAGACGTACGATGTCGGTACCGGCAACTGGAAAGCCGGCGTGCTCGGCGGTATCGCCGGAAGCGCCGTCATGGGCGCGTTGATTCTCGTGATGAACACCGCGACGCTCGCCGTCGCAATCCCGTCCCTGTACGGGCTCGCGCCGCCGCCGAGCCCGGCGGCTGGTCTCGTCGTCCACCTCTCGCACGGGGCTGTGATGGGCGTGGCCTTCGCGGGGCTGGCGAGTGCCCTGCATCTGGACACGTCCGGCAAACTGCTCGGGCTCGGTGTCGGCTGGGGCGTCGTCACGTGGGCCGTCTTCGCGGCGCTCGTGATGCCAATCTGGCTCGGTGCCGTCGGCTCGCCGGCCTCGCCGCCGTTCCCGAACTTCGCGCCGCCGTCGCTGCTGTGGCACGTCGTCTACGGCGCTGTCCTCGCGGTCGTCTACGCTGTGACCGCTGACCGCATCTGA
- a CDS encoding peroxidase-related enzyme (This protein belongs to a clade of uncharacterized proteins related to peroxidases such as the alkylhydroperoxidase AhpD.) has protein sequence MADSDTVMARFETPDIDELPEDLQERIAEETERAGFTPNIFPAMAYRPSHFRAFFAYHDALVEETALEREEVELIIVAVSGINDCLYCIVAHGALLRIYADAPKLAEQVAANHRTADINETHKAMLDFAVKLTESPARIEDADLERLEEHGYSRRAIWDIGSVAAFFNLSNRLAQLADIRPNDEFYNLGR, from the coding sequence ATGGCAGACTCAGACACGGTGATGGCTCGGTTCGAGACGCCCGACATCGATGAGCTTCCCGAAGACCTACAGGAGCGCATCGCGGAGGAGACCGAGCGAGCCGGCTTCACGCCGAACATCTTCCCGGCGATGGCGTATCGCCCCTCGCATTTCCGGGCCTTTTTCGCCTACCACGATGCACTGGTCGAGGAGACAGCACTGGAACGCGAGGAAGTCGAGCTGATAATCGTCGCTGTCAGCGGCATCAACGACTGTCTGTACTGCATCGTCGCCCACGGCGCACTCCTGCGTATCTACGCTGATGCGCCAAAGCTCGCCGAGCAGGTCGCCGCAAATCACCGGACGGCCGATATCAACGAGACCCACAAGGCGATGCTCGATTTCGCAGTGAAACTAACTGAATCGCCTGCCCGTATCGAGGACGCGGACCTAGAGCGGCTGGAGGAACACGGCTACAGCCGCCGCGCAATCTGGGATATCGGCAGCGTCGCCGCCTTCTTCAACCTCTCGAACCGCCTCGCACAGCTCGCCGACATCCGCCCGAACGACGAGTTCTACAACCTCGGCCGCTGA
- a CDS encoding zinc ribbon domain-containing protein — protein sequence MGVFNTVSELFDSGEQHYRFLCDDCGTEFAQRAATVEDLTCPDCGAETVRPAEAA from the coding sequence ATGGGTGTGTTTAACACAGTCTCCGAGCTATTCGACTCCGGAGAACAGCACTACCGATTCCTCTGTGACGACTGCGGGACCGAGTTTGCCCAGCGCGCGGCGACGGTCGAGGACCTGACCTGCCCGGACTGTGGCGCTGAGACAGTGCGACCGGCCGAGGCGGCGTGA
- the twy1 gene encoding 4-demethylwyosine synthase TYW1, with amino-acid sequence MSDADGGPKQVSDPAYHSENHTAAQTCGWTKNALRGEGKCYKYIFYGIESHRCIQMTPVVKCNERCVFCWRDHAGHAYELGDVEWDDPAAVADASVELQRKLLSGFGGNDEVPREVFDQAMEPRHVAISLDGEPTLYPHLPELIEEFHDRDITTFLVSNGTNTEMLERCDPTQLYVSVDAADRGTFDSTVQAMEDDAWDSLIDTLDVLAEKDDTRTVIRTTLVKGHNMHHPEWYAAMCDRADADFVEMKAYMHVGHSRGRLDRDSMPDHSEVRAFTQEMGEYLPNHDVLKEVEDSRVTMLAEDENTWVPKLEKSSEFWEQDALVDY; translated from the coding sequence ATGAGTGACGCGGACGGCGGTCCGAAACAGGTCTCGGACCCGGCCTACCACAGCGAGAACCACACGGCCGCCCAGACCTGCGGCTGGACCAAAAACGCCCTGCGCGGCGAGGGGAAGTGTTACAAGTACATCTTCTACGGTATCGAGTCCCACCGCTGCATCCAGATGACGCCGGTCGTCAAATGCAACGAGCGGTGCGTGTTCTGCTGGCGTGACCACGCCGGCCACGCCTACGAACTCGGTGACGTGGAGTGGGACGACCCCGCGGCGGTGGCCGACGCCTCCGTCGAACTCCAGCGGAAACTCCTCTCCGGCTTCGGCGGCAACGACGAGGTCCCACGCGAGGTGTTTGATCAGGCGATGGAACCGCGCCACGTCGCCATTTCGCTGGACGGCGAGCCGACGCTGTACCCCCACCTACCGGAACTCATCGAGGAGTTCCACGACCGCGATATCACCACGTTCCTCGTCTCTAACGGGACCAACACGGAGATGCTGGAGCGGTGTGACCCGACGCAACTGTACGTCTCCGTCGACGCCGCTGACCGGGGGACGTTCGATTCGACGGTGCAGGCGATGGAAGACGACGCTTGGGACTCGCTCATCGACACGCTGGACGTGCTCGCCGAGAAGGACGACACTCGTACCGTCATCCGGACGACGCTGGTCAAGGGCCACAACATGCACCACCCCGAGTGGTACGCGGCGATGTGTGACCGGGCTGACGCGGACTTCGTCGAGATGAAGGCGTACATGCACGTCGGCCATTCGCGGGGCCGTCTCGACCGCGACTCGATGCCCGACCACAGCGAGGTCCGGGCGTTCACACAGGAGATGGGTGAGTACCTGCCCAACCACGACGTGCTGAAAGAGGTCGAGGACTCCCGCGTGACGATGCTCGCCGAAGACGAGAACACGTGGGTCCCGAAACTGGAGAAATCGAGCGAGTTCTGGGAACAGGACGCGCTCGTGGACTACTAG
- a CDS encoding DUF120 domain-containing protein, giving the protein MAESTGQGVGRDELATLKLLALDGALDESTKVSCADLAERLDASNQTASRRLQRLEDAGLLARDIVSDGQEVELTGDGERRLQSEYADYRRIFEADASVDLTGVVTSGMGEGRHYITLPGYMEQFIERLGYEPFAGTLNLELTSESVRRRARMSAIEPVTIEGWEDDERTYGPAYCYPASIEGSDGEYEPAHVIAPERTHHGEEQLEVIAPEKLREVLELADGDEVIVHVSE; this is encoded by the coding sequence ATGGCTGAATCAACGGGACAGGGCGTCGGTCGGGACGAGCTGGCGACGCTGAAACTGCTCGCCCTCGACGGGGCGCTCGACGAGTCGACGAAAGTGTCCTGTGCCGATCTCGCGGAACGGCTGGACGCCTCGAACCAGACTGCCTCGCGGCGGCTCCAGCGGCTTGAAGACGCCGGACTGCTGGCCCGGGACATTGTGAGCGACGGGCAGGAGGTCGAGCTCACTGGGGACGGCGAACGGCGTCTCCAGTCTGAGTACGCCGACTACCGGCGCATCTTCGAAGCCGACGCCAGCGTCGACCTGACCGGCGTCGTCACCTCGGGAATGGGCGAAGGGCGTCACTACATCACGCTGCCGGGCTACATGGAGCAGTTCATCGAACGGCTGGGGTACGAGCCGTTTGCAGGCACGCTCAACCTCGAACTTACGTCCGAAAGCGTCCGCAGGCGAGCGCGGATGAGCGCTATCGAGCCCGTCACCATCGAGGGCTGGGAGGACGACGAGCGGACGTACGGCCCTGCGTACTGCTACCCCGCCTCGATAGAGGGGAGCGACGGCGAGTACGAGCCGGCCCACGTCATCGCGCCCGAGCGGACCCACCACGGCGAGGAACAGCTCGAAGTGATCGCACCAGAGAAGCTCCGCGAGGTGCTGGAACTGGCCGACGGTGACGAGGTGATCGTCCATGTCTCGGAGTGA
- the ribB gene encoding 3,4-dihydroxy-2-butanone-4-phosphate synthase: MSRSEDTAVDADSVADAVAAFTRGEPVLVHDAADREGETDLVYPAGAVTPGAVARMRNDAGGLVCVALSDRVADALELPFMQEVLDHPTAADHDLAYDERSSFSLTVNHRDTFTGITDEDRSLTIQELAAVATDPDPEAFSEAFRSPGHVHLLRAAPDGLSDREGHTELALALAAAADLPEAAVVCEMLDDETGAALPPAAARAYADREGLVYVEGASLLERFD; this comes from the coding sequence ATGTCTCGGAGTGAGGACACTGCCGTCGACGCCGACAGCGTGGCCGACGCTGTCGCCGCTTTCACCCGCGGCGAGCCAGTGCTCGTCCACGACGCCGCCGACCGCGAAGGCGAGACGGACCTCGTCTATCCGGCGGGTGCCGTCACCCCCGGAGCCGTCGCCCGGATGCGGAACGACGCCGGCGGCCTCGTCTGTGTTGCCCTCTCGGACCGCGTCGCCGACGCGCTGGAACTGCCGTTCATGCAGGAGGTCCTCGACCACCCCACCGCGGCCGACCACGACCTCGCGTACGACGAGCGCTCCTCGTTCTCGCTGACGGTGAACCACCGCGACACGTTCACCGGGATTACCGATGAGGACCGCTCGCTGACGATTCAGGAACTGGCCGCCGTCGCGACCGACCCCGACCCCGAGGCCTTCAGCGAGGCGTTCCGGTCGCCGGGCCACGTCCACCTTCTCCGAGCGGCCCCGGACGGCCTGTCCGACCGCGAAGGCCACACCGAACTCGCGCTCGCGCTCGCGGCCGCGGCCGACCTGCCCGAGGCCGCCGTCGTCTGTGAAATGCTGGACGACGAGACCGGCGCGGCGCTGCCCCCGGCGGCGGCGCGGGCCTACGCCGACCGCGAGGGCCTCGTGTACGTCGAAGGCGCAAGCCTGCTAGAGCGGTTCGACTGA
- a CDS encoding branched-chain amino acid transaminase yields MSDRPEMFEGTDRIWMDGEFVDFEDAQTHVLTHALHYGTGVFEGVRCYDTEQGPAIFRWEEHLDRLYKSAKPYDLDIEFGKDELTEATTELIETEGFESCYIRPIVYYGFDSLGVSPKDCPTKTTIAAWPWGAYLGEEALEEGVDVMVSSWRKHASSQIPTNIKTTGLYVNSMLAGEEARRNGYTEAIVLNKEGNVAEGPGENIFMVRDGEIYTPGLAESILEGITRNTAITLAEEMGYTVHEEATISRGELYTADELFFTGTAAEVTPIRSVDDNEIGEGTKGPVTDEIQSAFFDVIESGDREEWFHYV; encoded by the coding sequence ATGAGCGACCGTCCGGAGATGTTCGAAGGGACCGACCGGATTTGGATGGACGGCGAGTTCGTCGACTTCGAGGACGCACAGACCCACGTTCTCACGCACGCGCTGCATTACGGCACCGGCGTCTTCGAGGGCGTCCGCTGTTATGACACCGAGCAGGGACCGGCCATCTTCCGCTGGGAAGAGCACTTGGACCGCCTGTACAAGTCCGCGAAACCCTACGACCTCGACATCGAGTTCGGCAAGGACGAACTCACCGAAGCGACGACGGAACTCATCGAGACGGAAGGGTTCGAGTCGTGTTACATCCGCCCCATCGTCTACTACGGCTTCGACTCACTGGGTGTGAGCCCGAAGGACTGCCCGACAAAGACAACCATCGCAGCGTGGCCGTGGGGCGCGTATCTCGGCGAGGAAGCGCTGGAGGAAGGCGTCGACGTGATGGTGTCGTCCTGGCGTAAACACGCCTCCAGCCAGATTCCGACCAACATCAAGACGACCGGCCTGTACGTCAACAGCATGCTCGCCGGCGAGGAGGCCCGCCGGAACGGCTACACCGAGGCCATCGTCCTGAACAAGGAGGGCAACGTCGCCGAAGGCCCCGGTGAGAACATCTTCATGGTCCGGGACGGCGAAATCTACACGCCCGGGCTGGCCGAGAGCATCCTCGAAGGCATCACCCGCAACACCGCAATCACGCTCGCCGAGGAGATGGGCTACACTGTCCACGAGGAGGCAACGATCTCCCGCGGGGAACTGTACACCGCCGACGAACTGTTCTTTACCGGTACGGCAGCGGAGGTCACCCCCATCCGGAGCGTCGACGACAACGAGATCGGCGAAGGGACCAAGGGACCGGTCACCGACGAGATCCAGTCGGCCTTCTTCGACGTAATCGAGAGCGGCGACCGCGAAGAGTGGTTCCACTACGTCTGA
- a CDS encoding DUF502 domain-containing protein, with translation MASSTSWKRDFASGLIILLPLLVTVYVIIYLYSILASAAVIPAIDAKLLSALGLPSGTSSVELARVFTTLIIFILIVFSIGYLMRTAFGDIVERAIDDAMNHVPGLRVVYNASKMAVETAVSGTEDLQSPVKLEVWNGMRMTAFKTGQTTDDGRDVLFLPTAPNITTGFVVEVEPHRYEEVDERVEEALTRILSAGFGDTDRSNATPIPVADEDDLADD, from the coding sequence ATGGCCTCCTCAACGTCGTGGAAGCGCGATTTCGCGAGCGGCCTTATTATCCTGTTACCGCTGCTGGTGACGGTTTACGTTATCATCTATCTCTACTCTATCCTCGCGTCCGCGGCGGTTATCCCGGCGATTGACGCCAAACTGCTATCGGCGCTCGGTCTCCCCTCGGGAACGTCGTCTGTCGAACTCGCTCGGGTGTTCACGACGCTGATTATCTTCATCCTCATCGTGTTCTCCATCGGCTATCTGATGCGGACGGCCTTCGGCGACATCGTCGAACGGGCTATCGATGACGCGATGAATCACGTCCCCGGGCTCCGGGTGGTGTACAACGCTTCGAAGATGGCGGTCGAAACGGCCGTCTCGGGGACCGAAGACCTCCAGTCGCCGGTGAAACTCGAAGTGTGGAACGGGATGCGGATGACGGCGTTCAAAACGGGTCAGACGACCGACGACGGACGGGACGTGCTCTTTCTCCCGACAGCACCGAACATCACGACCGGTTTCGTCGTTGAGGTCGAGCCCCACCGCTACGAGGAAGTCGACGAACGCGTCGAAGAGGCGTTGACACGCATCCTCAGCGCTGGCTTCGGCGATACTGATCGGAGCAACGCCACGCCGATTCCGGTCGCCGACGAGGACGACCTCGCGGACGACTAA
- the dgoD gene encoding galactonate dehydratase: MTADDASGNRIVDYELFEVPPRWLFLRLETADGTVGWGEPVVEGRAHTVRAAVEELLEAYLIGENPENIQDHWQAMYRGGFYRGGPVLMSAIAGIDQALWDIKGKQLGAPVHQLLGGQARDRIRVYQWIGGDEPSDVADAAREQVEAGFTALKMNATPEIERIDDPATVEAAATRLREVREAVGPEVDIGVDFHGRVTKPMVKRLASAMEPYDPMFIEEPVLPEHNDALPAIAAHTEIPIATGERMYSRWDYKEVFENGAVDLIQPDLSHAGGITEVYKIASMAEAYDVAMAPHCPLGPVALASCVQVDACSPNALIQEQSIDIHYNETTDVLDYLADPSVFDYEDGFVTVPTDPGLGIEIDESFVREQAQQDVDWHNPVWRHDDGSVAEW, from the coding sequence ATGACAGCGGACGACGCGAGTGGCAACCGCATCGTCGACTACGAACTGTTCGAGGTCCCGCCGCGCTGGCTCTTCCTCCGTCTGGAGACGGCCGACGGGACCGTCGGCTGGGGCGAACCCGTTGTCGAGGGCCGGGCTCACACCGTGCGCGCGGCCGTCGAAGAGCTGTTGGAGGCGTATCTCATCGGCGAGAACCCCGAGAACATTCAGGACCACTGGCAGGCGATGTATCGCGGCGGCTTCTACCGCGGCGGCCCGGTCCTGATGTCCGCTATCGCCGGCATCGATCAGGCGCTGTGGGACATCAAAGGGAAGCAACTCGGCGCGCCGGTCCACCAGCTCTTGGGCGGTCAGGCCCGGGACCGGATTCGGGTGTACCAGTGGATCGGCGGCGACGAGCCCTCTGACGTGGCCGACGCCGCCCGCGAGCAGGTCGAGGCCGGGTTCACGGCGCTGAAGATGAACGCGACGCCGGAAATCGAGCGCATCGACGACCCCGCGACGGTCGAGGCGGCCGCGACGCGCCTGCGTGAGGTCCGGGAGGCCGTCGGTCCCGAGGTCGACATCGGCGTCGACTTCCACGGTCGCGTCACGAAACCGATGGTCAAGCGCCTCGCGTCCGCGATGGAACCGTACGACCCGATGTTCATCGAGGAACCGGTCCTCCCGGAGCACAACGACGCCCTGCCGGCTATCGCCGCCCACACCGAGATTCCCATCGCGACCGGCGAGCGGATGTACTCGCGCTGGGACTACAAGGAGGTGTTCGAGAACGGTGCCGTCGACCTCATCCAACCGGACCTCTCCCACGCCGGCGGCATCACCGAGGTCTACAAGATCGCGTCGATGGCCGAGGCCTACGACGTGGCGATGGCCCCTCACTGCCCGCTCGGCCCGGTCGCGCTGGCGTCGTGTGTGCAGGTCGACGCCTGCTCGCCTAACGCACTCATTCAGGAGCAGAGCATCGACATCCACTACAACGAGACCACTGACGTGCTGGACTATCTGGCCGACCCGTCAGTGTTCGACTACGAGGACGGCTTCGTCACCGTGCCCACGGACCCCGGACTCGGCATCGAGATCGACGAGTCGTTCGTCCGTGAGCAGGCCCAGCAGGATGTCGACTGGCACAACCCGGTCTGGCGACACGACGACGGCAGCGTCGCCGAGTGGTAG